From a single Calothrix sp. NIES-2098 genomic region:
- a CDS encoding polysaccharide deacetylase family protein produces MLQPPSFQAITQRPALKLPNNARVAVWVVMNVEHFTFGKLGTAIQPHLNSYPEIANYAWRDYGNRVGIWRLFELFAELEIPVTAAVNGEICTLYPEIITAIRQYGWEIMAHGINNSTGHSGMNMQVETEIINQTLDLLRQATGKTPQGWLTPGFSITESTFEILHNAGIVYTADWVNDDQPYWYPLPNNDRLLAIPYTIEANDITLCLSNRFSGAEFAQAIEDQFDQLWQEGKNQPRVMAIGLHPFIVGQPLRLKYLKQCLLHIKNQPQTWLTTGEGIYEWINKL; encoded by the coding sequence ATGTTGCAGCCTCCATCTTTTCAAGCTATTACCCAGCGTCCGGCATTAAAATTACCCAATAATGCCAGAGTTGCAGTCTGGGTAGTAATGAATGTCGAACACTTCACCTTTGGCAAACTCGGAACCGCAATTCAACCCCATTTAAATAGCTACCCAGAAATTGCTAATTATGCTTGGCGAGACTATGGAAATCGTGTAGGTATTTGGCGATTGTTTGAACTATTTGCTGAGTTAGAAATTCCGGTAACAGCCGCAGTTAACGGCGAAATTTGTACGCTTTATCCAGAAATAATTACAGCCATACGACAATATGGTTGGGAAATAATGGCGCATGGGATTAATAATTCCACTGGGCATAGTGGAATGAATATGCAAGTAGAAACAGAGATAATTAATCAAACTCTAGATTTACTGCGTCAAGCAACGGGTAAAACTCCTCAAGGTTGGTTAACCCCTGGCTTTTCGATTACAGAATCAACTTTTGAAATTTTACATAATGCCGGAATTGTGTACACTGCTGATTGGGTAAATGATGACCAACCCTATTGGTATCCTTTACCTAATAACGATCGCTTGCTGGCTATTCCTTACACTATAGAAGCAAATGATATTACTTTATGTTTAAGTAACCGATTTTCGGGTGCAGAATTTGCCCAAGCTATTGAAGACCAATTTGACCAACTGTGGCAAGAAGGCAAAAATCAACCAAGAGTAATGGCAATTGGCTTGCATCCATTTATTGTTGGTCAACCACTACGCCTAAAATATTTAAAGCAGTGTTTGTTACATATTAAAAATCAACCTCAGACCTGGTTAACTACAGGTGAAGGTATTTATGAGTGGATTAATAAACTCTAG
- a CDS encoding type 11 methyltransferase has translation MAGGRRGTSSKVGVVLILVIILSFLLSVNNTAIAYEQRTIHSPDGIGKYYMGREIAQVMGHTGAGWLERPNREAEEQPSKIVSVLNLKPSDVVADIGAGTGYMSFRIAPLLTEGKVLAVDIQPEMLDIIELLKKENNITNVEPVLATLTNPNLPPASIDLALMVDAYHEFAYPQEVMQGIVKALKPGGRVVLVEYRGENPFILIKRLHKMTQKQVRQEMQAVGLVWRETKNLLPQQHLMVFAKQS, from the coding sequence ATGGCAGGAGGCAGAAGGGGAACTTCTTCAAAGGTTGGTGTTGTATTAATCTTGGTTATCATCCTGAGTTTTCTACTTAGTGTGAATAACACAGCCATAGCTTACGAACAGCGCACTATCCATAGCCCCGATGGTATTGGCAAATACTACATGGGTAGAGAAATTGCGCAGGTGATGGGACATACAGGCGCAGGCTGGTTGGAAAGACCTAATCGCGAAGCCGAGGAACAGCCAAGCAAGATAGTCAGCGTCCTTAACCTCAAACCTAGCGATGTAGTAGCAGATATTGGTGCTGGTACAGGCTACATGAGTTTCCGTATCGCGCCATTATTAACCGAAGGGAAAGTGTTAGCTGTAGATATTCAGCCAGAAATGCTGGATATTATTGAGTTGCTTAAAAAAGAAAATAATATTACTAACGTTGAACCTGTCTTAGCCACCCTGACCAACCCCAACCTACCACCTGCAAGCATTGATTTAGCGCTGATGGTGGATGCTTATCACGAGTTTGCTTATCCCCAAGAAGTAATGCAAGGTATAGTTAAAGCACTTAAGCCAGGTGGAAGGGTAGTTTTAGTAGAATATCGGGGCGAAAATCCCTTTATTCTGATTAAACGCCTGCACAAAATGACGCAAAAGCAAGTCCGTCAAGAAATGCAAGCTGTAGGTTTAGTTTGGCGTGAAACCAAAAACCTGTTACCGCAACAGCATTTAATGGTGTTTGCAAAGCAAAGCTGA
- a CDS encoding polysaccharide deacetylase, translated as MTAQRISQVLQAVIIIVVIATGGLSLTLLKGGLLHELATNKPTNHNVKGGTKNLTSQNTAPAKNLIVEVPKPFQGQTIYHANLKPNDKLVALTFDDGPGPKNTAQVLEILKKNHIKATFFFLGEMVQTYPQIAKQVVADGHALGNHTWHHWYRQMDTATAASEIDRTADIIYKTTGVKTALFRPPGGYLHNGLADYAKSQNYAVMMWSSLTGDADRHVPQVPGMIKNVVNNAKPGSIVLMHDGGGNHSRTVKALPGIIAGLKAKGYKCVTVSELLEMQAKEEATAIKPSPAVTKDEQVKH; from the coding sequence GTGACTGCCCAGAGGATATCGCAAGTTTTACAAGCAGTAATCATTATAGTTGTGATTGCTACAGGGGGTTTAAGTCTGACTTTGCTAAAGGGTGGGCTACTCCATGAATTAGCAACTAACAAGCCAACTAATCACAATGTCAAAGGTGGGACTAAAAATTTAACATCTCAAAATACTGCACCCGCCAAAAATTTAATTGTAGAAGTGCCAAAGCCATTTCAGGGACAAACCATTTATCATGCAAATCTGAAGCCGAATGACAAACTAGTTGCTCTAACTTTTGATGATGGCCCGGGCCCGAAAAATACCGCACAGGTACTAGAGATTTTAAAGAAAAATCATATTAAAGCTACGTTTTTTTTTCTTGGGGAAATGGTGCAAACTTATCCCCAAATCGCCAAACAAGTCGTAGCTGATGGTCATGCCCTTGGTAATCATACCTGGCATCATTGGTATCGTCAGATGGATACAGCTACGGCGGCTAGTGAAATCGATCGCACAGCAGATATTATCTATAAAACTACAGGAGTCAAAACCGCATTGTTCCGTCCTCCTGGAGGATACCTGCATAATGGATTAGCTGACTACGCCAAAAGTCAGAATTACGCTGTCATGATGTGGTCAAGTCTTACAGGGGATGCTGACCGTCATGTACCACAGGTGCCAGGAATGATCAAAAATGTAGTTAATAATGCCAAACCAGGCTCAATTGTGTTGATGCACGATGGTGGTGGTAATCATTCTCGGACTGTGAAAGCTTTACCAGGAATTATTGCTGGTCTGAAAGCTAAAGGTTATAAATGCGTGACAGTATCGGAACTGCTAGAAATGCAAGCTAAAGAAGAAGCAACAGCAATCAAACCTTCACCTGCGGTGACAAAGGATGAACAAGTAAAGCACTAA
- a CDS encoding CRISPR-associated protein Cas6: MARAATSTSRKAKSKSVSASSLPTWTDDTELVGLVFDLEATSSSSLYSQYTIGLHAWFLDRVRQLNPELSAYLHDGESEKPFNISALEGQLLPTGKQLQLEAKQIYRWHVNALSQRVAQFLSQWLTQLPQTLALRDAPLQIKQVSIAHPPTTYAQLLQSSVEKKASVSLSFVSPTSFRRKGHHFPLPVPVNLFHSYLRRWNDFSGMFVEPESFLEWIDEGVIIHQHRLESVKVAAGKRGSVTGFTGAISCGLSKAALANTEFTQLFYALVKLAPYCGTGHKTTFGLGQTRLEWLEPEPTTPTQLLTNLLGERIAELTALFTAQRKRTGGDRTDKIASTWATILARREMGESLQVIAEDLEMPYTTVKTYVKLARRALKQENQD, encoded by the coding sequence ATGGCAAGAGCAGCTACATCTACCAGTCGCAAAGCCAAGTCCAAGTCTGTGTCAGCTTCTTCTCTTCCCACTTGGACAGATGACACTGAATTGGTAGGATTGGTGTTTGACCTTGAGGCAACTAGTTCTAGTAGCCTCTATTCTCAGTACACAATTGGACTTCATGCCTGGTTTTTAGATCGAGTAAGGCAATTAAACCCGGAACTTTCTGCTTACCTCCATGATGGGGAGTCAGAAAAGCCTTTCAATATTTCGGCGCTGGAAGGTCAACTTCTTCCTACTGGCAAACAACTGCAACTAGAAGCTAAACAAATTTATCGTTGGCATGTCAACGCTCTGTCTCAAAGAGTAGCGCAGTTTCTTAGCCAATGGTTAACTCAATTACCGCAAACTTTGGCTTTAAGAGATGCACCTTTGCAAATCAAACAGGTGAGTATTGCTCATCCACCCACCACTTACGCGCAATTGTTGCAGTCATCTGTAGAGAAAAAAGCTAGTGTCAGTCTGAGTTTTGTTTCACCTACCAGCTTTCGCCGCAAAGGTCATCATTTTCCTCTTCCCGTTCCTGTAAATCTGTTTCACAGTTACCTGCGGCGTTGGAATGATTTTTCGGGAATGTTTGTCGAACCAGAGTCTTTTTTGGAATGGATAGATGAAGGGGTAATTATCCACCAGCACCGCTTAGAGTCAGTCAAAGTAGCGGCGGGTAAACGCGGTTCGGTGACTGGTTTCACAGGTGCAATTTCTTGTGGTTTAAGTAAAGCTGCTTTGGCTAACACTGAATTTACCCAGTTGTTTTACGCCTTAGTCAAACTTGCGCCTTACTGCGGTACGGGACATAAAACTACTTTTGGGTTGGGACAAACGCGCTTAGAATGGCTGGAACCAGAACCAACTACGCCTACGCAATTGCTAACAAATCTCTTGGGAGAACGTATTGCGGAATTGACAGCCTTATTTACTGCTCAACGCAAACGCACAGGAGGCGATCGCACTGATAAAATTGCTTCTACATGGGCAACGATTTTGGCACGGCGGGAAATGGGAGAATCTTTGCAAGTAATCGCCGAAGATTTAGAGATGCCCTATACTACCGTGAAAACCTACGTCAAATTAGCTCGTCGGGCGCTCAAGCAAGAAAATCAGGATTGA
- a CDS encoding Na-Ca exchanger/integrin-beta4, whose amino-acid sequence MKTPLAAVTAGFAVLIGSNAAIAAVLYNGLSIPSQTLAQQGWMYLWSAVPPAPTAIATTNGTILDTSGTNANYAGYFRQSPVTLDRIKGYTITFRVQINSESHSSNNRAGFSMMAISNKLANEQQPYGIELSFWENSIWAQDVGFTRGENVAYDTKASAKTYKLTVKDTNYQLSVTGIVAPILQGKLRQYTGFTPPPGYKNPYTTPNLLFLGDNTTSAKAKVTIVSVEVN is encoded by the coding sequence ATGAAAACACCTCTAGCTGCTGTGACTGCTGGCTTTGCTGTACTCATAGGAAGCAATGCTGCGATTGCGGCTGTACTGTATAACGGCTTATCAATTCCTAGCCAAACATTAGCTCAACAAGGATGGATGTATCTTTGGAGTGCTGTACCTCCTGCACCGACTGCGATCGCCACAACTAATGGTACGATTCTCGATACTAGCGGCACTAACGCCAATTATGCTGGATATTTCCGCCAATCTCCGGTGACTTTAGATCGCATTAAAGGTTACACCATCACTTTTAGAGTGCAAATTAATTCTGAAAGCCACAGTTCCAATAATCGCGCTGGCTTTAGTATGATGGCGATCTCTAACAAGTTGGCTAACGAACAGCAACCCTACGGTATAGAATTGAGTTTCTGGGAAAACAGCATTTGGGCGCAGGATGTCGGCTTTACTCGTGGCGAAAATGTTGCTTATGACACGAAGGCTTCAGCAAAAACATATAAGCTAACCGTCAAAGATACTAACTATCAACTGTCCGTCACCGGAATTGTTGCTCCAATTCTTCAAGGTAAGCTGCGACAATATACAGGTTTCACGCCACCACCGGGTTATAAAAATCCTTACACCACACCTAATTTACTTTTTCTGGGCGACAATACTACATCTGCCAAGGCAAAAGTCACTATAGTGAGTGTGGAAGTAAACTAA